A genomic segment from Variovorax paradoxus B4 encodes:
- the ltrA gene encoding group II intron reverse transcriptase/maturase — MSDRSGKSDCCVVPKKLPNKAAGEAPAAAEAVEGRRQAKGNAIAARMSRRSVRVYDMGTALDGIRQTAKGRRGARFTGLLHHIYAVERLEAAYLALKRDAAAGVDGQTWQAYGQDLEGNLLDLSERLARGGYRPQPVKRVYIDKADGSKRPLGVPALEDKLVQRATVEVLNAIYEQDFLGFSYGFRPGKSAHNALDAVAVGVHSRRVSWILDADIAKFFDTIERDWLVKFIEHRVADTRVVRLIKKWLHAGVLEEGRLRQSEVGTVQGGSISPLLANIYLHYAFDLWVKQWRGRHARGDVIVVRYADDWVAGFQFRDDAERFQRAVAERLGQFGLKLHPEKTRLIEFGRFARENRRRRGQGKPQTFDFLGFTHCCGTTRKGHFMVLRLTSAKRLRAKLQVVKLELRRRMHQPIPEQGQYLRAVVAGHARYFGVPCNGARLRTFRFQVAGLWHRTLCRRSQSHGLTWRRMYRLMAHWLPVANICHPYPNQRLIVMTQGRSRMR; from the coding sequence ATGAGCGATAGGAGCGGGAAGTCGGACTGCTGCGTAGTACCGAAGAAGCTGCCGAACAAGGCTGCGGGGGAAGCTCCTGCGGCGGCGGAGGCGGTGGAGGGAAGGCGGCAGGCCAAGGGAAATGCCATCGCGGCGCGCATGTCCCGCAGATCGGTGCGGGTCTATGACATGGGAACCGCGCTCGATGGCATACGACAGACGGCAAAGGGCCGTCGTGGTGCGAGGTTCACTGGACTGCTGCACCACATCTACGCGGTCGAACGCCTTGAGGCGGCCTACCTTGCGCTCAAGCGCGACGCGGCCGCTGGGGTGGACGGCCAGACCTGGCAGGCGTACGGGCAGGACCTGGAGGGCAACCTCCTGGATCTGTCCGAACGGTTGGCCCGAGGGGGCTACCGGCCCCAGCCTGTGAAGCGGGTGTACATCGACAAGGCCGACGGCAGCAAGCGCCCGCTGGGCGTGCCGGCGCTGGAGGACAAGCTCGTCCAGCGCGCCACGGTCGAAGTGTTGAACGCCATCTATGAGCAGGACTTCCTCGGGTTCAGCTACGGCTTCAGGCCCGGCAAGAGTGCGCACAACGCGCTGGATGCCGTGGCGGTAGGTGTGCACAGCAGACGAGTGAGCTGGATTCTCGATGCGGACATTGCCAAGTTCTTCGACACAATCGAAAGGGACTGGCTGGTGAAGTTCATCGAACACCGCGTGGCGGACACGCGCGTGGTGCGGCTGATCAAGAAATGGCTGCACGCGGGCGTGCTGGAAGAAGGCAGGCTGAGGCAAAGTGAGGTGGGTACGGTTCAGGGTGGGAGCATCAGTCCGCTGCTGGCCAACATCTACCTGCACTATGCGTTCGACCTGTGGGTGAAGCAGTGGAGGGGGCGCCATGCCCGAGGCGACGTGATCGTCGTGCGTTACGCCGACGATTGGGTAGCCGGGTTCCAGTTCCGCGACGATGCCGAGCGCTTCCAGCGCGCGGTGGCCGAGCGGCTGGGCCAATTCGGGCTGAAGCTGCACCCCGAGAAGACGCGGCTGATCGAGTTCGGGCGCTTCGCCCGGGAGAATCGACGCCGCCGAGGACAAGGCAAGCCGCAGACCTTCGACTTCCTGGGGTTCACGCATTGCTGCGGGACGACGAGGAAGGGCCACTTCATGGTCCTGCGGCTCACCAGTGCCAAACGCCTGCGAGCCAAACTGCAGGTGGTCAAGCTCGAACTCAGAAGGCGCATGCACCAACCCATCCCGGAGCAGGGCCAGTACCTGCGGGCGGTGGTGGCCGGGCATGCGCGCTACTTCGGCGTGCCGTGCAACGGCGCGCGGCTGAGGACATTCCGCTTCCAGGTCGCCGGGCTGTGGCATCGCACGCTGTGCCGCCGCAGTCAGAGCCATGGCCTGACGTGGCGTCGAATGTATCGATTGATGGCGCATTGGCTGCCTGTTGCGAACATCTGCCACCCGTACCCGAACCAGCGTCTGATCGTCATGACCCAAGGCAGGAGCCGTATGC